A DNA window from Paenibacillus sp. HWE-109 contains the following coding sequences:
- a CDS encoding Tex family protein: MTVTLNAEETMKSKDVKNKYEEDAKEKLVLSEEKKAEIRERILKQISAELQLPTGKVKTTMELLDEGNTIPFIARYRKEMTGELDENQLRDIEDRLQYLRNLEDRKIEVVRLIDEQGKLTDELRKSIEGAAKLQEIEDLYRPFRQKRKTRASVAKERGLEPLAEWIWKQPRQGSLEQEAERYVDAEKQVGSAADAIQGAMDILAENIADDAKIRAWVRRYTQDQAIMRTEAKDAKQESVYEMYYAYQEPIKRLPPHRILAINRGEREEVLKVGLDIAADKIHDFMSRQVIRGQSVVQDVLRAVVEDAYKRLLAPSIEREVRGEMTEAGEEQAIKIFAENLRNLLLQAPVKGHVVLGVDPAYRTGCKLAVIDDTGKMLEIAVTYPTPPNNKVAEAKAKFKQMISKHGVSLIVIGNGTASRETEQFVAELIGEIKEQKLKYLIVSEAGASVYSASKLAQTEFPELDVAERSAISIARRLQDPLAELVKIEPKAIGVGQYQHDVSQKRLDENLKAVVESAVNHVGVDLNTASPSLLSYVSGVNATLAKNIVKYREENGKFSSRQELSKVPRLGAKTFEQCVGFMRIAGGRNPLDNTPIHPESYDVVDRLFKELRLELAQLGSQQLLSLLQTLEPGELAPKLGVGVPTLRDILDSLQRPGRDPREEVPAPIFRTDVLQLEDLVPGMELTGTVRNVIDFGAFVDIGIKNDGLVHISQLKNGFVKHPMDVVSVGDIVQVWVLSVDEKKGRVGLTMKKPQQ; encoded by the coding sequence ATGACAGTGACCTTGAATGCCGAAGAGACGATGAAAAGCAAAGACGTTAAGAACAAGTACGAAGAAGACGCGAAGGAGAAACTTGTTCTCTCCGAAGAAAAGAAAGCAGAGATTCGGGAACGAATCCTGAAACAAATCTCTGCTGAGTTGCAGCTTCCTACTGGCAAAGTGAAGACGACTATGGAGCTGCTTGATGAAGGGAATACGATTCCTTTTATTGCTCGTTACCGCAAAGAGATGACGGGCGAGCTGGATGAAAATCAACTGCGAGATATCGAAGATCGCTTGCAGTACTTGCGCAACTTAGAAGATCGTAAGATTGAAGTTGTCCGTTTGATTGATGAGCAGGGCAAGCTGACAGATGAACTGCGCAAATCGATTGAAGGCGCTGCAAAGCTGCAGGAAATCGAAGATCTGTACAGACCGTTCCGTCAGAAGCGCAAGACGAGAGCCAGTGTTGCCAAAGAGCGCGGCCTGGAGCCGTTAGCGGAGTGGATTTGGAAGCAGCCGCGTCAAGGCTCGCTTGAGCAAGAAGCAGAGCGCTACGTAGATGCCGAGAAGCAGGTAGGAAGCGCTGCTGATGCTATTCAAGGCGCGATGGACATTCTGGCGGAGAATATCGCGGATGATGCGAAAATTCGTGCATGGGTGCGCAGATACACGCAAGATCAGGCTATTATGCGAACCGAGGCTAAGGATGCGAAGCAGGAATCTGTTTATGAAATGTACTATGCGTATCAGGAGCCTATCAAACGTTTGCCGCCTCACCGGATTCTCGCGATTAATCGTGGGGAACGGGAGGAAGTTCTGAAAGTTGGACTTGATATTGCGGCTGATAAAATTCATGATTTTATGTCGCGTCAAGTTATTAGAGGACAGTCGGTCGTGCAAGATGTGCTTCGTGCTGTGGTTGAAGATGCTTATAAAAGGTTGCTGGCTCCTTCGATCGAACGCGAAGTTCGCGGAGAAATGACAGAGGCGGGCGAGGAGCAAGCGATTAAGATTTTCGCGGAAAATCTGCGTAATCTGCTGCTCCAAGCACCGGTCAAAGGGCACGTGGTTCTCGGTGTCGATCCGGCTTACCGGACAGGCTGTAAGCTGGCCGTCATCGACGACACCGGTAAAATGCTTGAAATCGCCGTGACCTACCCGACGCCACCGAATAATAAGGTGGCGGAGGCGAAGGCAAAGTTCAAGCAGATGATCAGCAAACACGGCGTGAGTCTGATCGTGATCGGGAATGGAACGGCTTCCCGTGAAACGGAGCAGTTTGTTGCGGAGCTGATTGGCGAGATCAAGGAGCAGAAGCTCAAGTACTTGATCGTGAGCGAAGCGGGGGCGAGCGTATACTCCGCGTCGAAGCTGGCGCAGACGGAGTTCCCTGAGCTCGACGTCGCCGAGCGCAGCGCGATCTCGATTGCGCGGAGGCTGCAGGACCCGCTCGCAGAGCTTGTGAAGATCGAGCCGAAAGCAATCGGCGTTGGGCAGTACCAGCATGACGTTTCGCAGAAACGTCTGGATGAGAACTTGAAGGCCGTTGTTGAGTCGGCCGTTAATCATGTCGGCGTGGACCTCAACACGGCGTCCCCGTCACTGCTCTCGTATGTGTCCGGCGTGAACGCGACACTGGCGAAGAACATCGTCAAGTATCGCGAGGAGAACGGCAAGTTCAGCTCCCGACAGGAGCTGTCGAAGGTTCCGCGCCTTGGCGCGAAAACCTTCGAGCAGTGTGTCGGGTTCATGCGCATCGCGGGCGGGCGGAACCCGCTCGACAACACCCCGATCCATCCGGAGTCTTACGACGTGGTGGATCGGCTGTTCAAGGAACTGCGCCTGGAACTGGCGCAGCTGGGCTCACAGCAGCTGCTATCGCTGCTGCAGACGCTGGAGCCAGGGGAACTGGCTCCTAAGCTGGGCGTAGGTGTCCCGACGCTACGGGACATCCTAGACAGCCTGCAGCGGCCTGGGCGGGATCCGCGGGAAGAAGTTCCCGCGCCGATCTTCCGCACCGATGTGCTGCAGCTCGAAGACCTTGTGCCGGGTATGGAATTGACCGGCACGGTCCGGAACGTTATCGACTTCGGCGCTTTCGTCGATATCGGTATCAAGAACGATGGGCTCGTGCACATCTCCCAGCTTAAAAATGGCTTCGTCAAACATCCAATGGATGTTGTCTCCGTTGGAGATATCGTACAAGTCTGGGTACTCAGCGTGGACGAGAAAAAAGGTCGCGTCGGCTTGACCATGAAGAAGCCTCAACAATAA
- a CDS encoding type II toxin-antitoxin system PemK/MazF family toxin — MIVKRGDVFFADLSPVVGSEQGGVRPVLVIQNDIGNRFSPTVIVAAITAQIQKAKLPTHVEIDAETHGFDRDSVILLEQIRTIDKQRLTDKITHLDEETMRKVDDALQISVGLIEF; from the coding sequence GTGATTGTGAAACGTGGCGATGTATTTTTCGCAGATCTTTCGCCGGTAGTAGGGTCGGAGCAGGGAGGAGTTCGTCCTGTTCTAGTGATCCAAAATGATATCGGCAACCGCTTTAGCCCCACCGTGATTGTTGCAGCGATTACAGCTCAAATCCAGAAGGCTAAGCTTCCCACGCATGTGGAAATCGATGCGGAGACGCACGGTTTCGATCGAGACTCGGTGATTCTGCTTGAACAAATCAGAACGATCGATAAGCAACGGCTTACGGACAAAATTACGCATTTGGACGAAGAAACGATGCGGAAGGTTGACGACGCTTTGCAAATTAGTGTGGGACTGATAGAATTTTGA
- a CDS encoding CopG family ribbon-helix-helix protein encodes MSNAHNTKRIMISLPDNLLQEVDGIVEKENSNRSEFIRQAMKLYLIERKKRSLRESMQRGYMEMAKINLSMASEAFQAEEEADGTLDRLVSGV; translated from the coding sequence GTGAGCAATGCGCATAATACGAAAAGGATCATGATTAGTTTGCCTGACAATCTGTTGCAGGAAGTGGACGGAATTGTCGAGAAGGAGAATTCCAATCGCAGCGAATTTATTCGCCAGGCAATGAAGCTGTATTTAATTGAACGCAAAAAGCGCAGTCTACGCGAATCCATGCAGCGTGGGTATATGGAGATGGCAAAAATAAATCTCAGCATGGCATCTGAAGCTTTTCAAGCGGAGGAAGAAGCGGACGGTACGCTTGATCGCTTAGTAAGCGGGGTGTAA
- the alr gene encoding alanine racemase, producing the protein MDAFYRPTWVEISLDALRSNIEGFQKVLPTGMKQMAVVKADAYGHGAVEVSKEVIAAGVDYLGVAFFDEALELRNAGITAPILVLGYTPPEGVEKARELDVTIAVYSHDVLKELQAQQNQKKLKIHIKLDTGMGRLGLHTEADAIPFIEEALTLTNVEVEGLFTHYANADEVDKTYTWEQYRRFERIVSYFTDKGVAFPYIHAGNSAAAIDLPGLTYSMVRLGISMYGLYPSEDVDQTKIALKPVLSLKTGIVHLKTLPPGSGVSYGTIYHTQGEERIGTLPIGYADGYSRMLSGKAEVLVRGKRVPIVGRICMDQCMIHVSDVPDVQALDEVVLIGEQDGERISVEDVARQLGTINYEVICMISHRVARVYVRGGERVDAINPLMRHRY; encoded by the coding sequence GTGGATGCTTTTTATCGTCCTACGTGGGTTGAAATTTCTTTGGATGCTCTGCGAAGCAACATTGAAGGTTTTCAGAAGGTACTGCCGACAGGTATGAAACAGATGGCAGTCGTAAAAGCGGATGCATACGGACACGGGGCTGTTGAAGTATCCAAAGAGGTTATCGCGGCCGGTGTGGATTACTTAGGCGTGGCGTTTTTTGATGAAGCGCTCGAGCTTAGGAATGCCGGTATTACAGCGCCGATTCTGGTTCTAGGCTATACGCCGCCAGAAGGAGTGGAGAAGGCCCGCGAACTGGATGTAACGATTGCTGTTTATAGTCATGATGTACTGAAAGAGCTGCAGGCGCAACAGAATCAGAAGAAGCTGAAAATCCATATTAAACTGGACACGGGTATGGGGCGGCTTGGCTTGCATACGGAAGCGGATGCGATACCTTTTATCGAGGAAGCTTTGACGCTGACGAATGTGGAAGTTGAAGGGTTGTTCACCCATTACGCGAATGCGGATGAGGTGGATAAAACGTATACATGGGAGCAATACCGCCGTTTTGAGCGGATTGTGAGTTATTTTACGGATAAAGGTGTAGCGTTTCCTTACATTCATGCTGGGAATAGCGCGGCTGCGATTGATTTGCCAGGATTAACGTATTCCATGGTACGGCTAGGAATTTCGATGTATGGTTTGTATCCGTCAGAAGATGTGGACCAAACGAAAATTGCTTTAAAACCTGTGCTAAGTCTCAAAACGGGGATTGTTCATCTCAAAACGCTGCCCCCTGGTTCGGGTGTAAGTTATGGGACGATTTATCATACGCAAGGTGAAGAGCGCATTGGAACGCTGCCGATTGGCTATGCGGATGGTTATTCACGTATGCTGTCGGGCAAAGCCGAGGTTCTGGTTCGCGGAAAAAGGGTTCCGATTGTCGGCAGAATTTGTATGGATCAATGTATGATTCATGTCTCTGATGTGCCAGATGTGCAAGCGCTTGATGAGGTTGTACTCATTGGGGAACAGGATGGAGAGCGTATTTCCGTGGAGGATGTGGCTCGTCAGCTTGGGACGATTAATTATGAAGTTATTTGTATGATTTCGCATCGTGTTGCTCGCGTGTATGTGCGCGGCGGGGAACGTGTAGATGCTATTAATCCTTTAATGAGGCATCGCTATTAA